A single window of Eucalyptus grandis isolate ANBG69807.140 chromosome 1, ASM1654582v1, whole genome shotgun sequence DNA harbors:
- the LOC104425384 gene encoding glutathione transferase GST 23, whose protein sequence is MAKLKIIVSATSFFCTRIEWALKLKGLEYELTVEDWFKGKIELLLKSNPVHKKVPVLLDDGDVIAESKVILEYIDEKWKGGDFYPLLPQDPYERAQARFWAQFADDKCVFGAFEACLAEDGEEKEKAVETTLESFTYLEKQIEGKKFFAGDKMGYLDLVAGWIPHWLSVMEEIGGIKIFDAERFPSLHEWAQNFIEIPLIKECLPPRDVLVNHYIRRLSAVRSLKPNKP, encoded by the exons ATGGCTAAGTTAAAGATCATAGTCTCTGCGACGAGCTTCTTCTGCACAAGAATCGAGTGGGCTCTAAAACTGAAGGGCCTCGAGTACGAGCTCACTGTTGAAGACTGGTTCAAGGGGAAGATCGAATTGCTTTTGAAGTCGAACCCGGTGCACAAGAAGGTCCCGGTGCTGTTGGACGATGGGGACGTGATTGCAGAGTCCAAAGTGATTCTGGAGTACATCGATGAGAAGTGGAAGGGAGGTGATTTTTATCCGTTGTTGCCTCAAGACCCTTACGAGAGAGCTCAAGCTCGTTTCTGGGCTCAGTTTGCTGATGACAAG TGTGTCTTCGGTGCTTTTGAAGCTTGTCTGGCCGAAGATGGTgaggaaaaggagaaagcaGTGGAGACTACATTAGAGTCTTTCACTTATCTTGAGAAGCAGATTGAAGGCAAGAAGTTTTTTGCGGGAGACAAGATGGGCTATTTGGATCTTGTGGCTGGTTGGATCCCGCATTGGCTCAGCGTCATGGAAGAAATAGGGGGCATCAAGATATTTGATGCCGAGAGGTTCCCATCCCTTCATGAGTGGGCACAAAACTTCATCGAAATTCCGCTGATTAAGGAATGTCTTCCACCTAGAGATGTGCTGGTTAACCATTATATTCGTCGCCTGAGCGCCGTGCGTTCCTTAAAACCGAACAAGCCATAG
- the LOC104425385 gene encoding LOW QUALITY PROTEIN: glutathione transferase GST 23 (The sequence of the model RefSeq protein was modified relative to this genomic sequence to represent the inferred CDS: inserted 1 base in 1 codon), with amino-acid sequence MGKLKIIVSTTSLFCTRIEWALKLKGLEYEHTVEDWDKGKSELLLKSNPVLKKVPVLLDDGVAVAESKVILEYIDKKWKGGDLYPLLPQDAYERAQARFWAQFADDKCVFGTWGAACHADTLEKEKAVESTLESFGYLEKXIKGKKFFAGDKIGYLDLVVGWIPHWLGVIEETGGIKILDAESFPSLHEWAQNFIKIPLIKECVPPRDMLVNYSTTLLSYLRSSAPNKP; translated from the exons ATGGGTAAATTAAAGATCATAGTCTCTACGACGAGCTTGTTCTGCACGAGAATCGAGTGGGCTCTAAAACTGAAGGGCCTCGAGTACGAGCACACTGTTGAAGACTGGGACAAGGGGAAGAGCGAATTGCTTTTGAAGTCGAATCCGGTGCTCAAGAAGGTCCCGGTGCTGTTGGACGATGGGGTCGCGGTTGCAGAGTCGAAAGTGATTCTGGAGTACATTGATAAGAAGTGGAAGGGAGGTGATCTTTATCCGTTGTTGCCTCAAGACGCTTATGAGAGAGCTCAAGCTCGTTTCTGGGCTCAGTTTGCTGACGACAAG TGTGTCTTTGGAACTTGGGGAGCAGCATGTCATGCTGATACGTTGGAAAAGGAGAAAGCAGTGGAGAGTACATTAGAGTCGTTTGGGTATCTAGAGA AGATCAAAGGGAAGAAGTTCTTCGCGGGAGACAAGATAGGCTATTTGGATCTTGTAGTTGGTTGGATCCCGCATTGGCTTGGCGTCATTGAAGAAACTGGAGGCATTAAAATTCTTGATGCTGAGAGTTTCCCATCCCTTCATGAATGGGCACAAAACTTCATCAAAATTCCGCTGATTAAAGAATGCGTTCCACCTAGAGATATGCTGGTTAACTATTCGACTACTCTCCTCAGCTACCTGCGTTCCTCAGCACCGAACAAGCCATAA
- the LOC104427449 gene encoding LOW QUALITY PROTEIN: putative SWI/SNF-related matrix-associated actin-dependent regulator of chromatin subfamily A member 3-like 1 (The sequence of the model RefSeq protein was modified relative to this genomic sequence to represent the inferred CDS: inserted 4 bases in 3 codons): MLEIAVEKDSMPAPTLSFETSLTRENEEGSSSLCFSVSLCLQLRLSFAMSEAVVVKEREGGKEVRSVDEIFKLADENVGKKAKMEALEPPGEVIKSVLFQHQKEGLGWLVHREDPGELPPFWEERDGEYVNVLTNYHTDKRPEPLQGGIFADDMGLGKTLTLLSLIAFDKFGSFIAGDGVNSAGEQCGDDEVRSESAKRKGKRGKTSKGFLSRKRSVKXPKTASTSNQKASSSSLDETPDVLSTKSTLVVCPPSVLSTWNTQLSEHTIPGKMKVYRYYEKRTRDAEKLKKYDIVLTTYSILAREESPMKXIEWWRVILDEAHLIKNVNAQQSQAVTKLKAKRRWVVTGTPIQNGSFDLFSLMSFLRFEPFFIKSYWQSLIQRPLSQGNQTGLSRLQVLMATISLRRTKDKGLIRLPKKTIRTRYVDLSCKERELYDRIEREAKSAVQECINGGSLVRNYTTVLGIILRLRQICISMALCLPHLKSLLPSDNIKDVSNNPELSVSSAKVTALLEELLAAKDQKLTSKSVVFSQFTSMLLLLEEPLKAAGFKILRLDGLMNXKRRSREIEKFGAHEQSTATVLLASLKASGAGINLTAASTVYLLEPWWNPAVEEQAMDRVHRIGQKEDVKIVRLIARNSIEERMLELQERKKELAREAFGERVSKDQSEIRLDDLRALVSL, from the exons ATGCTAGAGATTGCGGTAGAAAAGGACAGCATGCCAGCTCCCACTCTCTCCTTCGAAACTTCCTTAACACG GGAAAACGAAGAGGGGTCTtcctctctctgtttctctgtctctctctgccTTCAGCTTCGTTTGTCGTTCGCTATGTCGGAGGCGGTCGTGGTGAAGGAGAGGGAGGGTGGGAAGGAGGTGAGGAGTGTGGATGAGATTTTTAAGCTGGCCGACGAGAATGTCGGGAAGAAGGCGAAGATGGAGGCCCTGGAGCCGCCGGGAGAGGTGATTAAGTCTGTTCTGTTCCAACATCAGAAGGAGGGTTTGGGTTGGTTGGTTCATAGGGAGGATCCTGGGGAATTGCCTCCGTTTTGggaggagagagatggtgagTATGTGAACGTGTTGACGAACTATCATACAGATAAGCGGCCGGAACCTCTGCAAGGTGGGATTTTCGCAGATGATATGGGCTTGGGTAAGACTCTGACATTACTTTCTTTGattgcttttgataaatttggtaGTTTTATAGCTGGGGATGGTGTCAATAGTGCTGGTGAACAATGCGGGGATGATGAGGTTCGATCTGAGTCGGCTAAGAGAAAGGGTAAGAGAGGTAAAACGAGTAAAGGGTTTCTCAGTCGCAAAAGAAGCGTAAA CCCAAAAACTGCTTCAACTAGTAATCAGAAGGCATCATCTTCAAGTCTAGATGAGACGCCTGATGTGCTGAGTACCAAATCGACTTTAGTTGTGTGCCCTCCATCTGTGCTTTCCACTTGGAATACACAGCTAAGCGAGCATACTATTCCTGGGAAGATGAAAGTATATAGGTATTATGAAAAGAGGACGAGAGATGCTGAGAAGCTTAAGAAATATGATATTGTGTTGACCACCTATAGCATTTTGGCTAGGGAAGAATCTCCTATGA AGATAGAGTGGTGGAGAGTCATTTTGGATGAAGCTCATTTGATTAAGAATGTGAATGCCCAACAAAGCCAAGCAGTTACTAAATTGAAGGCTAAGAGGAGGTGGGTGGTAACTGGAACACCTATTCAGAATGGTTCATTTGACTTGTTCTCTTTGATGTCATTTTTGCGGTTTGAGCCTTTTTTTATAAAGAGCTATTGGCAAAGTTTGATCCAGCGTCCACTCAGCCAAGGGAATCAGACAGGGCTTTCCCGTCTGCAG GTTCTGATGGCCACCATTTCTCTACGAAGGACAAAGGACAAGGGTTTGATTAgattacccaaaaaaacaatCAGGACTCGTTATGTTGACCTTTCTTGTAAAGAACGTGAACTGTATGACCGGATTGAAAGAGAGGCCAAGAGTGCTGTCCAGGAATGCATCAATGGTGGTAGTTTGGTGCGTAATTACACTACTGTGCTTGGTATAATTCTGAGACTTAGACAGATATGCATTAGCATGGCCTTGTGCCTTCCACATCTGAAGTCACTTCTTCCATCTGACAATATTAAAG ATGTATCTAATAACCCAGAGTTGTCCGTTTCTTCTGCCAAAGTTACTGCTCTTTTGGAAGAACTCCTTGCAGCAAAGGACCAAAAATTGACTTCAAAATCAGTCGTGTTTTCCCAATTTACAAGCATGCTATTACTCTTGGAAGAGCCACTTAAAGCAGCTGGTTTTAAGATCTTGCGCCTGGACGGTTTGATGA CCAAAAGGAGATCACGAGAGATTGAAAAGTTTGGAGCGCACGAGCAAAGTACAGCCACCGTGTTGCTTGCCAGCCTCAAGGCTTCTGGTGCTGGTATAAATCTGACGGCTGCATCAACGGTTTATCTGCTAGAACCGTGGTGGAATCCTGCAGTCGAGGAACAAGCCATGGATCGAGTTCACAGGATCGGGCAAAAGGAGGATGTGAAGATTGTAAGGTTGATAGCACGTAACAGTATCGAAGAGAGGATGTTGGAGTTAcaggagaggaagaaggaattGGCAAGGGAAGCATTCGGGGAGAGGGTTTCGAAAGATCAAAGCGAGATACGGTTGGACGATTTACGTGCGCTCGTGTCGTTGTGA